In Clupea harengus chromosome 23, Ch_v2.0.2, whole genome shotgun sequence, the sequence GGTAGTTAAGTGAAGCCCACTCAACAGCGCCCTCAAGACCCTCttggtcagtcacacacacacacacacacacacacaacacacacacgctccattTCCCACGTAGATCATCTGTGACATGTCGGAGACACAAGCTGTTAGCGAAACATGCTTTACACgctcaaacagacagacaaggaaACAGAacatcaaacagacagacagacagacacgtcgCCCTGATCATCACACGGATTTCCTTGTTAAAGTTCATGCAAAGCGATGGCcgcggcccccccccccccccccgcacacacacacacacacacacacacacctcgtgaGTCGGAGCACTGTACTGCCCGTTGAATTTCATAAGGGTTAATAGCGGGCCGATTTCTTTGGCACTAAGTGACTTGAAAATATTTACAGAGGGAGGGGTAAGGGAataaggccacacacacacacacacacacaccccattcgCACCCAGCTGACCGCGGTGCTGTTTGTTCAGTAGTTTAAGGAAGTGGATCTACCACAATCTAACCTATAATCAGCctgaggttagtgtgtgtgtgtgtgtgtgtgtgtgtgtgtgtgtgtgtgtgtgtgtgtgtgtgtttgagtgtgtgtgtgtgtgtgtgtgtgtgtgtgtgtgtgttgcaggaagTTTCTGAGCGTGGTATCAGAGTGATTAAGTTAAAAaaagtgaagacacacacactctgactaaTGTGCTCAGAGCTCCGAATTAGAATGGAGACTTCAGTGTGACAGTCCATAgacgaggggaggaggaggaagagaggagaggagagaggagaggagaggagagaaggagaggggagaggaggggagatgagatgagatgagaggagagaggggagaggaggagaggaggagaaggaggaggaggagaggagcgaggagagggaggagaaggaggaggaggagaggagcgaggtgaggagatgagagaaggagaagaggagagaggggagaggagagtagaggagagaggggaggacagaggagaggaggagtcaGAGGAAAGTTGAGTTGTAGACGTGTGtggaggctgacacacacacacacacacagacacacacacacagacacacacacacacacacacacacgaacacacacacacacacacacacacacaccacacacacacacacatgaacacacacacacacacacacacacacacatgaacacacacacacacacacacacacacacacatgaacacacacacacacacacacacacacacacatacacacacacacacacacacacacatacacacacacacatgaacacacacacacacacacacacacacacacatgaacacacacacacacacacacacacatgaacacacacacacacacacacacacacacacacagtcctggcgcTGGCCCATACTGCATTACCTGGCTGTGTGGTAGAGATGAGCTGCaaatagtgtgtgtctgtgtgtctgtgtgtgtgtgtgtgagtgtgagtgtgtgtcagttggcCACTGATCCTCTGGTGAACTCTGAGTTTGGCAAGACATCTGGATGATGACAGCCAGGAAAATATTGTGTAATAAGATGCAGTGACACCAGGAAGCAGcagcctgtgcgtgtgtgtgtgtgtgtgtgtgtgtgtgtgtgtgtgtgtgtgtgtgtccacccacactcagcagtgtgtgtgtgtgtatgtgtccacccacactcagcagtgtgtgtttgtgtgtgtgtgtctatgtctatctgtgtgtgtgtgtgtgtgtgtgtgtgtgtgtttggctgtccACCTCTGCAGCTTTGCCTTGTCAGAGGAGCCCTGGatgtggtgcagtgtgtgtgtgtgtgtgtgtgtgtgtgtgtgtgtgtgtgtgtgtgtgtgtgtgtgtgtgtgtgtgatcgtgtctTAGACCCTAGCTGCAGAAACTGAATGTGGCAGTGCCATCATGGCTTGCTGTTCACATAGCAGAAGCCCCTGGTCTGGCGTTGTCATGGCGTTGTCATGGCGTTGGAAATGTGGGGTTATGTGCACATGCTACTCATAATCCAACAGGGTGGACACCTGTTTGTTACATGAGttcacaccaaccacacacacactgcgtcagtaccacacacacacacacacacaccgcgtcagtgacacacgcacacacacagcgtcagtaacacacacacaccgcgtcagtaacacacacacacacaccaaccacacacacactgcgtcaGTACCACACggttggacatgtgtgtgtgtgtgaggttggccatgcgtgtgtgtgtgaggttggacatgtgtgtgtgagtttggacatgtgtgtgtgtgtgaggttggacgtgtgtgtgtgtgagtttggacgtgtgtgtgtgtgaggttggacgtgtgtgtgtgtgagtttggacgtgtgtgtgtgtgaggttggacacgtgtgtgtgtgtgaggttggacatgtgtgtgaggttgggcatgtgtgtgtgtgagtgtgaggttggacatgtgtgtgtgtgtgaggttggacATATGTGTGAggttggacgtgtgtgtgtctgtgtgagtttggacatgtgtgtgagtgtgggtgtgtgtgtgtgtgtgtgtgaggttggacatgtgtgtgagtgtgaggttggacatgtgtgtgaggttggacgtgtgtgtgtgtgtgtgtgtgaggttggacatgtgtgtgaggttggacatgtgtgtgaggttggaCATATGTNNNNNNNNNNNNNNNNNNNNNNNNNNNNNNNNNNNNNNNNNNNNNNNNNNNNNNNNNNNNNNNNNNNNNNNNNNNNNNNNNNNNNNNNNNNNNNNNNNNNNNNNNNNNNNNNNNNNNNNNNNNNNNNNNNNNNNNNNNNNNNNNNNNNNNNNNNNNNNNNNNNNNNNNNNNNNNNNNNNNNNNNNNNNNNNNNNNNNNNNNNNNNNNNNNNNNNNNNNNNNNNNNNNNNNNNNNNNNNNNNNNNNNNNNNNNNNNNNNACACAGAGTTAGTAAACACAACAGACTACTGGTTTAGTAAACAGAGTTAGTAAACACAACAGTACTCATCAATATTGTTGTCAGGGGACGGGTTCAATTGGATATGATGAaattacctctctcttcctcttcctcactagTCTGACCCCTGGGtgacccctctcttcctctccgtcaCTAGTCTGACCCCTGGGtgacctctctcttcctctccgtcaCTACTCTGACCCCTGGGTGACCCCTGAGtgacccctctcctcctcttcctccctagGCTGACCTGGGGGAGTGGTTGAGTGCCATCGGTCTGCCCCAGTACCACAAGAAGCTGTCGGAGAACGGCTACGACTCCATCACCATCGTCAGGGACCTCACCTGGGAGGACCTGCAGGAGATCGGCATCGACAAACTGGgtaagacgcacacacacacacacacatgtacaagtacatacacacacacacacacacacacatgtacacacacacaccacacacacaatacacacacacacacacacacacacacacacaccacaccacacacggtacaagtacacacacacacacacacacacacacgtacaagtacacacacacacacacaccaaacaccaacaaacacacaaaaaaaaacaaaaaaaacaccacacacacacgtacaagtacacacacacacacacacacgcgcgcgcgcgcaacacacacacacacacacacacacacacaccacacacagacacagacacatgtacacatgtatacacacacacacacacagacaccagacacagacacatgtcataccacaacaccacacacacaccacacagacacacacacacacacaccacaccacacacacacacacacacacacacatgtacacacacacacgcatgtatacacacacacacacacacacacacacacacacacacagctgacagttgttcctgtcctctgtctcagGCCACCAGAAGAAGCTGATGTTGGCGGTGAAGAAGCTGTGTGACATCAACAGGTGTCAGCTTCAGGCGGagctggcggggggggggacgctGAGGCGCAAgcaccccccctctctgcacCTGCTGGCCATCGAGCCCTGcgagggggggggcgggggggcggggctgGTCTCCGGGGGCGACATGCTCAGCTTCCAGGACAGCGAGCTGAGCGCCGAGCTGCAGAGCGCCATGAGCAGGCCTTACGGCGCGGGTCACCACGGCGACGACGCCGCCATCGtcatggcagcagcagcagcagcagcagcagcgtcgGCGTCGCTGGGCCTCGGCCGCGCCTCGGGGGGGCTCTCGCACAGCGAGGAGAGTCTGGACGCGAGGTCGCGCGGGTCGGGTCGCTCCGCCGGGGGGGACACAACGCACCCCAGCCGCTCCCGAGAGAGCCTGTCCAGCTCCGAGGCAAGCAGCCCCGGCCGGGAGCGGAACCTTCCGGAAGGCCAcagcgcacacccacacacccccacgcacacacacccacacacccccacgcacacacacccacacacccccacgcacacacacccacacacccccacgcacacacacccacacacccccacgcacacacacccacacacccccacgcacACGTCGTCCGCCAAGGCCGCCCTCTCCAACAAGTACCCCGCGCCGCAGCCGCCCGCCAAGCCCAAAGCCCAGAGCGCCATCGCCATGGCGACGGGGATGCCCGGAGCGGCCCACCGGGGCTTCAGCTACCTGGCGGGGGGGCTGTCGGGCAGCGCCACGCTGGAGAGGGGGGGTCTGTCGCGGGGGGGTCGGTCTCAGAGCCTGACGCGCTACGCGCTGTCGGACGGGGAGCcggacgacgacgacgacgaggaCTACTCTCCGTCGCCCCCTAGCTGCGCGGTGCCGTCCTACGCCACGCTGAGCCGACGCCCCGGCCGCCACCACGTGTCCCGCCTCCAGTCCGCCCCCGAGGGCTCGGGCCACGCCTCCAACTCCTCCAGCTCCGCCTCCTCGCCGGTGGGGCGCAGCCAATCGTTTGCCGTCCGCACGCGGCGCAAGGGTCCGCCCCCTCCGCCCCCCAAGCGCCTCAGCTCCGTCAGCAGCAGCGAAACCACGGAGACGGAGGCGTCATCGCCGTCGCCCGCCACCTCGCCCGAGAGCCTGGGAGGGGTTTCCATGGAGACAGGGCTCCCCGGGGGGGTGCGTGACGCGGTGGCTAACCTGGAGACGGCCAAAGCCATCGCCAGCGcagcggccacacacacacaggacacacacgcacgcacacacacccccacacacacacccacacacacccccacacacacacatctgcatccCTCGCCTGACCCCTCCCAGCCCCCCCGCCGTCGGGCCCTCAGCCAGGGCCAATCCGGCGCCGCCCCCCCACAGgacgtcagccaatcagagcagcgCGCGGCCAAGTCGGactcggaggaggaggagctaaacggcgtgggggggggctggaggccGGAggtggggggtcgggggggtcgCCCCAGAACAGCTCCAGCGAGTGCATCCCGTTCGCCGAGGAGGGCAACCTCACCATCAAGCAGCGCCCCAAAGTGGGGGGGCCCCTACGCCCCGAGAGCACGGAGCCCAAGACCCCCGACCTCCTCCCcgacccccccgacccccccgaGTTCAACCTCAAGGAGTCCGACACCGTCAAGAGGAGGCACAAGCCCAAGGAGACCGTCGCTGCGGAGACCATCGCCATGGAGatggcggcggcagcggcgggcGGCGAGCGGAAGCGGGGGTCGAGTCCGAGGATGAGCGAGTCGGACGCGACGTCCAGCGACCTGGAGGTGACCTGGAGCGACTCGGaggctcctcacacacactcgcacacacactcacaacacacacacacacacacactcgctggcTCCGCCCGGCACGATGGGATCGCCAGGGAAACAGCCCCCCCCGCCCGTCAGGCCCAAACCCCCCCGCTCCCCCTCACCACGCCTCCAGAACAGCCCCACTCCCAcaggtacgacacacacacacacacacacacacacacacacacacacacacacacacacacacacacacacacacacacacacacacacacacacacacacacacacacacacacacacacacacacacacacacacacatacacacatacacacatacacacacatacgcacatacacacacacacacacacctgcaccaggggttttcaaagtGGGTGCCGCGGAATGTCCCAAGGCTTGATCAtttaatgacatttaaaaaaaaaaaaaaaaacataatatcaATTTCAACATTAATTTTATTGTAATTATATCAATTAAAATTTGCAGCACAAACAACAATAGGCTACAGTTTATTCAGGGCGTAACGTCAACAACAGTTCTTTCGTTGACTTTGTTCGTTATTCCGTATTGACGAACAAAGTCAATTGACGTTTAAAAGACTTAAAACACAGATTACCACACAGAGCGAACGTATGCTTTctaccgtgcgtgtgtgtgagaaggcacAAAAGGCTAGTTTTTTAGTTGCCGAGTTGCTTGCTAAATCTAAAAAGCCACACACTTTAGCAGAGTCGCTCATATTACCAGCCTGCAAAAAACTGGTTGAGGCTATGCTAGGGCCAGATGCTGCAAaataaatgggaaaaaaaaacctctctgaTAACACGATCAAACGTCGCATTGATGATATGTCGGAGGACATGGAATCTGTACCGAGTAATAAACTACGGCTAATTAGGAAATTTGCGCTTCGAACTTTATATTGAAGGTTTGTTCCTGATATGTTTTGTTACTGCCAGCTAATTTCTCGATTATTACCAATACGTATTTTGGCTGTGATATAGTTGTGAGAGGGACAGACGTTGTCTGTTCATATTCTGTTcactatttattcatttgaatATAACCTCACTTTCTCAATGTAATGCCTATAATAAAAGCAGTTATAGCCTATTCAACATATCACaatagggctgggcggtatgacggtaaataccgtgcaacggtagaaatgtgtctaccgggagagatttggccataccgtttcaaccgcggtatactcttattttgaaatccaatcgatttatttttagataatgacctccgaactatacttcatccctcttattatacagtaactcgccaaaacaatagacattcctccaaaaatacctctttaacgattttttagccgttttgtgatttctgctgagaaataaaatagaactctaaagtttcaggtgttgcgtagcaacccattacttcccgttacgttaaatgaccggactacttgcggaatgatatgaaaaatggtcagcggtcattacattttcgcagcagtgaaaataaagaaattacagacctgcgaacgttggggtggcccattcaaatcaacggaacttttttgaacattctgaagagccgtataatacgatacccagtacaatttttaagcacataacctgcaaggactgtcatgcctacttgttgagtaatcctcgactgttgggcaagattcaatacactgaaaaatatggactgaaaagtgtctggtgtaggcatttatttttcagtatttcaaagtgaatgagctgtgacagcacaagaacagtgagcatctagcagcgattatcatatacatatgtcaacggcgattacggccaaaccaacgagattctaagtaatatggagacaaactttttttggtactccacgtagatcataaacccttgaatataaaaacgactcagtgaaatcggttgagaaatgtaaacgctatctatagtgctttttatccagaaaaactgcagctccatcatttacttgcgtctgtttacagaccagtcatcacctcgtcatcacattagcacgtcgcagcaacgggctgaggcggtcaatggagcgtctatgtatatatgtctatgtgtaatggccaacttcttaatttttttattttaatatgtggccatataaagaaaatatctcatcattattgcgttaacatatggacacacattgaaaagaaagttttaacacttgagttatcttctgaaagtacattaaagaaccactgaaacataagcactggactaaatgcaacagaaagatttttcctttttctttttttttttttacatacactttgcttttattttactatttaaagattcaatggatactggccactattgcttaggccaatagcctattgaggcagtattgtttctgcaccttagtgttcttaagggtcaataaataaatgtctgtggacacatttcgccaccgctgaagtgtcctctctttcaaaaacccaaatctggtcaccctacgtataataaaccgtgatatataccgtaaccatgatataaaatacaaatacagtgatagaagattttggtcatatcgcccacccctataTCACAAGGTTAAATCAAATGGCATAAAGTACAAATATCACACAAAGGAGGTTGagagtaaaaagtaaaaaataggGGTGCCGTGGATGAGAGAGATATGTTTAGGGGTGCCGTGAGCCAGAAAAGTTTTGGAACcactgacctacacacacacacatacacacacacacacacacacatacacacactctctcttatttGTCTGTGGCTAACCGACATGTTATTTCCCGGTCAGTGGGGAGCCCGACTATGTTGGTGAACATGCAGCAGAGTGTGGCCTTCAGCAGTCCAGCCCTAACCCCAGTAccgtcccctcctcctcccccagcggGGGTGCCTGTGCTCCAGGCAGCACGGCCAGGAAAGCCCCAGGCTTCAGAGCCAGGCCCAGGCCCGAGGCCCGAGGAGGCCCAGCAGAGGCTGGAGAAGACCAGCACCTCACTGGAGGCCGCACTCAAGGCAGTGGAACAGAAACTCatacaggacaacacacacaggtaacacacacacacacacacatacacacacacacagaggtaacacacacacacacaggtaacacacacacacacacacatacacacacacacacacagatgtaacacacacacacacagaggtaacacacacacacacaggtaacacacacacacacagaggtaacacacacacacacacacacacacacacagaggtaacacacacacacacacacacacaggtaacacacacacacacacacagaggtaacacacacacagacaccacacacacacaggtaacacacacacacacacacagaaccacacacacacacaaccagaggtaacacacacacacacacacacacacacacaacacacacaggtaacacacacacacacacacacacagaggtaacacacacacacacacacacacacacacagacacacagaggtaacacacacaccacacacacacacacacacacaacacagagtaacacacacacacacacacaaccacacacacacagggtaacacacacacacacacacacacagaggtaacacacaccaccagaggaacacacacacagatacaacacaccacacacagaggtaacacacacacacacagacacacacacacacacacacaaatacacacacagtggtaacacacacacacacacacaaatacacacacagtggttaGAGATACATACAGTTGCCTAAAccgtgacctttcacctctgtgtgacccctgacctctcctgctcttctgcAGTGGCCCGCTGGTGGTGAAGTCCGCCGGGAACATTCTAGACGACATCGGCAACATGTTCGACGACCTGGCCGACCAACTGGACGCCATGTTGGACTAACACTCCttgaccttcacacacacctcttccctTCCTTCGACGGACCACCCCTacgcacgagcacacacacacacacacacacacacacacacacacacacacccctctcagactcgggagggaagaggagaagagtgtgtgtccgtTGTCTTTCACACCTTTCCATCCCTCCATATGGGAGACCAGGAAGCACAAAGGGCATTATGGGAAAAGCAAGGGATTGTGGGAATTGGCGTGGGGTGTATGTCACACTTAAGCCACAGAAATGACTGcaatccagcacacacacacactaacatacacacacacactaacatacacacacactaacatacacacacacacacacactaacatacacacacacacacacactaacatacacacacactaacatacacacactaacatacacacacacacacacacacacacacacactgacacacacacatacttgcgtACActgacatacgcacacacactcttgcgcccactgacatacacacacacacacttgcgcccACATACACTTTCTTACTTTCCCCCACTAGCACTTAACGCTACAAACCCTTTGATGGACCACTGaggcccactcacacacacacacacacacacacacacacacacacacacacacacactgagagcagtCTTGTTCACCACTGTGCGTCTCATTTgaattttgttttttaatgttttaatgaaaAGACTGTTGtgtcctctatctctctcctccatgccacacgcacaaacacacacacacacacacacacacacacacactcacacacgtctctgtgtctctttttcaTGTGGTTCTTCCAGTGTTTTCCTTTCAGTGCTACGTGGACCTGATCTATTGAACCAATCCAGAGATTTAGTGAACCAGTGATTCAGTGATTCAGTGATTCAGAGATCTAGTGAACCGGTGATTCAGTGATCCAGTGAACCGGTGATTCAGTGAACCAGTGATTCAGTGATTCAGTGATTCAGTGATCTAGTGATTCAGTGATCCAGTGAACCGGTGATTCAGTGAACCAGTGATTCAGTGATTCAGTGATCTAGTGATTCAGTGATTCAGTGAACCGGTGATCATTTGATCCAGAGATCGGGTGATCCTGATAGGAGGACCAGTGAGTCTATGGGGTTTGAAACCTCCCATATATCTGGGTGTGAAGAGGAgtaatagtatgtgtgtgtgtgtgtgtgtgtgtgtgtgtgtgtgtgtgtgtgcatacgatGTCCATACATTCccttcacacaaatacaaaggcaccctcacacgcacacgcacacacacacacaccctcacacacacacacacacacacacacacacacacacacacaccctcacacacacacacacacacacacaccagggcacacaaacacacacagcttagtTCCCAGAGTCGCTTTACTCAGGAtcactctttacacacacattcctacctTTCAGACATCTCCAACCactgagagaagtgtgtgtgtgtgtgtgtgtgtgtgtgtgtgtgtgagtgtgtgtgtgtgtgtgtgtgtgtgtgtgtgtgtgtgagtctgtgtgtgtatgtgtgtgtgtgagagtgtgagtctgtgtgtgtgtttgagaaagagagactgatctGATGGgggccatttttttttaaacttttgtcTGAGTGGAAACTCAACTGCCAATGAttttaccgtgtgtgtgtgtgtgtgtgtgtgtgtgtgtgtgtgtgtatgtgtccgtgtgtatgcatgcatatacCCACATATATATGGGAGGTTGGACCCTCTTACCCGTTCTGTGTGTTACCATGGAGACgtcatgttaccatggagacgTCAAACTCCACCTCTATTATGCGACAGAGAGAAGATTTGATGAGATCATTTATGATCAGACAccgaaaacaaaataaaacagaccCTTCGATGAAATCCTCTATTTTATTATAGTTCTTATTATCTCATTATCGTGTCCCTTGTGGCGgtgactgcacacacagagaccttgGCCGTCGCTGAAGAAGAAACTATTTTTGGAAGTATTCTAGCCTAGAGGTAGACAAACATAGTATTTAAATCAGAGTATTAAATATGTATATTGTTTATCCTATAGATATATTTTGGTTGGGGAGACTCGAGTCACACAATCTACCAAAGTCCCATAATGTGTACATTGTATCTTAAAATAATGATGATATATTTAGAGAAACTGGCTAACGGGATCCTACAAGTTTTTAGTTTTGAAAAGAGAAACACTATTAactgagagaaaagaaatgaaCATTTCTAGTTTATACTCAGACATGTCGGTTTGTAATGTAacgtgttgtatgtgtgtgtgtgagtgtgtgtgtgtgtgtgtgtgtgtgtgtgtgtcatttctagTTTATACTCAGACATGTCGGTCTGTCATGTAacgtgttgtgtatgtgtgtgtgtgtgtgtgtgtgtgtgtgagtgtgtgtgtgtgtatgtcatttctAGTTTATACTCAGACATGTCGGTCTGTCATGTAACGTGTTGTACTATATGATGTTAAACATTTCATACCAGGGAACTCTGCTGATTGGCCGGTTTGTCACATGACCATGGATGTGGTCTTGATTGGCTGTTTTGTCAAATTATCAGTGTTTTATGGTTCttttgcaattgtgtgtgtgtgtgtgtgtgtgtgtgtgtgtgtgtgtgtagaccaccAGTGCATTGACATTATCAGACAATGGATACGCTGGAGGTGTTACGTTTGTTCTTGTGGGAGATGGTTCATGCTCCCCctccgtctctcacacacatacacacacacacacacacacacacacacacacacacacactcacacacacacacacacctgtcatgaAGTGAATGACTGTGCCATAACCAGGACTCTTCAGCCTCAGACCTCGTGACCAAACCTGACTGCTAACCTTACCGCCATGTCCATGCCATTACAATATACTGTTGCC encodes:
- the LOC105901727 gene encoding LOW QUALITY PROTEIN: caskin-1 (The sequence of the model RefSeq protein was modified relative to this genomic sequence to represent the inferred CDS: deleted 1 base in 1 codon) is translated as MSYPEREEKMEYTSGVEVADDAEVLYPEVADDAEVLYPDSAYGSSAVDTDDTEGSKTQSTLTLTYDEDLVHKTILVGDSGVGKTSLLVQFDQGKFIPGSFSATVGIGFTVSTATVTLFITLMIMLFMLPLILFIADHFQPASWEIKNSADLGEWLSAIGLPQYHKKLSENGYDSITIVRDLTWEDLQEIGIDKLGHQKKLMLAVKKLCDINRCQLQAELAGGGTLRRKHPPSLHLLAIEPCEGGGGGAGLVSGGDMLSFQDSELSAELQSAMSRPYGAGHHGDDAAIVMAAAAAAAAASASLGLGRASGGLSHSEESLDARSRGSGRSAGGDTTHPSRSRESLSSSEASSPGRERNLPEGHSAHPHTPTHTHPHTPTHTHPHTPTHTHPHTPTHTHPHTPTHTHPHTPTHTSSAKAALSNKYPAPQPPAKPKAQSAIAMATGMPGAAHRGFSYLAGGLSGSATLERGGLSRGGRSQSLTRYALSDGEPDDDDDEDYSPSPPSCAVPSYATLSRRPGRHHVSRLQSAPEGSGHASNSSSSASSPVGRSQSFAVRTRRKGPPPPPPKRLSSVSSSETTETEASSPSPATSPESLGGVSMETGLPGGVRDAVANLETAKAIASAAATHTQDTHARTHTPTHTPTHTPTHTHLHPSPDPSQPPRRRALSQGQSGAAPPQDVSQSEQRAAKSDSEEEELNGSGGSPQNSSSECIPFAEEGNLTIKQRPKVGGPLRPESTEPKTPDLLPDPPDPPEFNLKESDTVKRRHKPKETVAAETIAMEMAAAAAGGERKRGSSPRMSESDATSSDLEVTWSDSEAPHTHSHTHSQHNTHTHSLAPPGTMGSPGKQPPPPVRPKPPRSPSPRLQNSPTPTVGSPTMLVNMQQSVAFSSPALTPVPSPPPPPAGVPVLQAARPGKPQASEPGPGPRPEEAQQRLEKTSTSLEAALKAVEQKLIQDNTHSGPLVVKSAGNILDDIGNMFDDLADQLDAMLD